The proteins below come from a single Eucalyptus grandis isolate ANBG69807.140 chromosome 3, ASM1654582v1, whole genome shotgun sequence genomic window:
- the LOC104439684 gene encoding probable pectinesterase 55 — protein sequence MGEANLALAYHGIRVIILLTRNTLGPPAVAARVSGDMTVFHRCEFYGLQDTLWDNQGRHYFKRCTVQGAVDFIFGGGQSIYENCAISVLGGALGPGVTGFITAQGRSNPDDASGFVFNECNVFGSGSALLGRAWRAYARGIFYRSNFTDVVNP from the exons ATGGGTGAGGCCAACCTTGCCCTGGCCTACCATGG AATTCGTGTAATAATCCTATTAACAAGAAACACCCTCGGACCTCCAGCAGTTGCAGCTAGGGTTTCTGGGGACATGACCGTGTTCCATAGGTGTGAGTTCTATGGTTTGCAAGATACGTTGTGGGACAACCAAGGACGACATTATTTCAAGCGTTGCACGGTCCAAGGAGCTGTTGATTTCATCTTCGGTGGTGGTCAGTCCATTTACGAG AATTGTGCAATATCAGTGCTTGGAGGAGCCCTGGGGCCTGGAGTGACAGGTTTCATCACCGCGCAAGGGAGGAGCAACCCAGACGATGCGAGTGGGTTCGTGTTCAATGAGTGCAATGTGTTTGGCTCCGGCTCGGCCTTGTTGGGAAGGGCATGGAGAGCCTACGCGAGAGGCATCTTCTATCGCTCCAATTTCACCGACGTTGTGAATCCCTGA